Genomic segment of Arachis hypogaea cultivar Tifrunner chromosome 11, arahy.Tifrunner.gnm2.J5K5, whole genome shotgun sequence:
ACTTATAGTATGATGGCTTTTGGCGAGAACATCATGAGTACTAGTAATAATAGTGGGATTTATCCAATCATCATGATGCCTTTACTCACTACCCCAGTTATTAATCCTCTTCCTAATCTTAATTACTCTAATCCTAATAATACTAGTAATGATAATGCAGACACAAATAGTTCCTTCCCTCTTCCCATGCTTACTACTCATCAAGAACCAATCCGCAACAACACTGGGATATGTTACTTCATGGACATACACAACAACCACCATGGaagctcttcttcttcctcttcagctCTCAAGGCCAAGATCATGTCTCATCCTCACTATCATCGCCTCTTGGCTGCATACGTCAATTGTCAAAAGGTGAACAGTAACAACAAACAATTTAGACTACTCTCATCTTCATCACACACTTTCGATCGGATCTTTTTGTTTCCCTGACTGGTTAGAGTTGTGCAGGTTGGAGCACCGCCTGAAGTGGTGGCAAGGTTAGAAGAAGCATGTGAATCTGCAGCGGCAATGGCAGCAACTTCTTGCATAGGTGAAGATCCAGCTCTGGATCAGTTCATGGAGGCCTACTGTGAGATGCTTATCAAGTACGAGCAAGAACTCTCCAAACCCTTCAAGGAATCCATGCTTTTCCTTCAGCGCATGGAGTCCCAGTTCAAATCCCTCTCCATTTCTCCTTCCAATAACTTCGGTGATCACCCAACTACTTCCATAacgctcttttctttctttctttctatcaATAACCATATCACTATTTTGTTTGATgaaaaaactttaaaataaaGTACTAGTACTAGTACTAGTGGTAGATACATATGTATGTGTGCAAGCTAACTCAGTCTTCTCGGTATTAGGGCATTGAATGAAGCTTCTCTCATCTAACTACTCTACTTTAAATTAAATTCGCATAATTTCAGCTGTTTCTGGAAAAGCAGAATCCAAATATTTATTTGTCAGTTTATTAAAATTTCCCCATTTCACATGCTTACCGTGACTATCATGAACCTACTAGGGTTTCTGGAAACTGGTGCTGCCTAGTGTTCATCCCCAGGTGGAGTATTTGTCCTGTTTGGCATGGATTATTGGgggaaaaaaataacaaaaaaattaaaatatgaaactctATAGTTAGTTCATAGATGAGCATTTGTTTTTTGTTGCATTCCACCAAATTTGAATAGGTATAGCTTCCCATCATTTCATCACCCATACttttatat
This window contains:
- the LOC112722859 gene encoding homeobox protein SBH1 isoform X2, producing the protein MEEEGNGTYSMMAFGENIMSTNTNSSFPLPMLTTHQEPIRNNTGICYFMDIHNNHHGSSSSSSSALKAKIMSHPHYHRLLAAYVNCQKVGAPPEVVARLEEACESAAAMAATSCIGEDPALDQFMEAYCEMLIKYEQELSKPFKESMLFLQRMESQFKSLSISPSNNFAGNEGVDRNGSSEDDVDLQNNAIIDPQAEDRELKGQLLRKYSGYLGSLKQEFMKKRKKGKLPKEARQQLLEWWSRHHKWPYPSESQKVALAESTGLDQKQINNWFINQRKRHWKPSEDMQFVVMDQSHPHYYIDNVVANPFPMDFSHTML
- the LOC112722859 gene encoding homeobox protein SBH1 isoform X1; the protein is MEEEGNGTYSMMAFGENIMSTSNNSGIYPIIMMPLLTTPVINPLPNLNYSNPNNTSNDNADTNSSFPLPMLTTHQEPIRNNTGICYFMDIHNNHHGSSSSSSSALKAKIMSHPHYHRLLAAYVNCQKVGAPPEVVARLEEACESAAAMAATSCIGEDPALDQFMEAYCEMLIKYEQELSKPFKESMLFLQRMESQFKSLSISPSNNFAGNEGVDRNGSSEDDVDLQNNAIIDPQAEDRELKGQLLRKYSGYLGSLKQEFMKKRKKGKLPKEARQQLLEWWSRHHKWPYPSESQKVALAESTGLDQKQINNWFINQRKRHWKPSEDMQFVVMDQSHPHYYIDNVVANPFPMDFSHTML
- the LOC112722859 gene encoding homeobox protein SBH1 isoform X3 — its product is MEEEGNGTYSMMAFGENIMSTSNNSGIYPIIMMPLLTTPVINPLPNLNYSNPNNTSNDNADTNSSFPLPMLTTHQEPIRNNTGICYFMDIHNNHHGSSSSSSSALKAKIMSHPHYHRLLAAYVNCQKVGAPPEVVARLEEACESAAAMAATSCIGEDPALDQFMEAYCEMLIKYEQELSKPFKESMLFLQRMESQFKSLSISPSNNFAGNEGVDRNGSSEDDVDLQNNAIIDPQAEDRELKGQLLRKYSGYLGSLKQEFMKKRKKGKLPKEARQQLLEWWSRHHKWPYPSRFVCMNRNHRRWRLQSQQVWTRNR